A genomic stretch from Argiope bruennichi chromosome 2, qqArgBrue1.1, whole genome shotgun sequence includes:
- the LOC129962157 gene encoding uncharacterized protein LOC129962157, whose protein sequence is MCESLEAKNQDSFKSENKSPNVEVNMANNTSSPRVFLQTLKLKMVCGNKEIPVRAILDSGSQKTYVLKNVVEKMGYIPLRKEILMHSLFGGIKSDKCEHNCYRIKLRNQDNSVSCNLEALDQPSICDQISSVTPGSWITELHEMKIKLSDIGEEPQSVQVLLGSDVIGKLMTGQRRVLSCGLVVMETLLGWTLSGKVPENEMSSYNAMLVASLFVKEMDISQLWRWDSLAIQDPSEQKSKEELHKASMEHFLRTVKVDEEERFLVSLPWLDGHLPLPDNFNLAFKGLQVTTHKLKKENLFQEYGDVFKEWEREGIIEEVPLEEIKSACHYLPHRHVVKPNSTTKIRPVFNASSKQKGAVSLNDCLEKGLNLIELIPSMLTRFRLYRLSISADIQKAFLQISLYKEDRNFLRFLWHSEEGELIHYRHCRVVFGVSSSPFLLGSTIQYHLERKLEEAQQGRGRYPECIIQKLMNSFYVDNCLASVKTQSELERFIDVATEIMAERKFDLRGWEHSSPSDPITSPTIILGTIWDRHCDTLSINIPDLRELMEEVITKRNILAASHKVFDPLGITSPVLLLPKLWLQNLWKSKIGWDEEVDLKTRQDFLKWLMELEYLKHVKSKTRIALCGKKETTIARLELLGAAISARLSSTVLKEFPTDNVYFWTDSTTVLAWLQREEPWGVFVYNNVI, encoded by the exons ATGTGTGAGTCTCTAGAGGCTAAGAATCAAGATTCATTCAAGAGTGAGAATAAGAGTCCAAATGTTGAAGTTAATATGGCCAACAACACTTCTAGTCCCAGGGTGTTCCTCCAAacgttgaaattaaaaatggtgtGTGGTAACAAAGAAATCCCAGTTAGGGCAATTCTAGATTCTGGGTCACAAAAGACTTATGTATTAAAGAATGTTGTTGAGAAAATGGGATATATCCCACTCAGAAAAGAAATTCTGATGCACTCATTGTTTGGGGGCATTAAATCTGACAAGTGCGAACATAATTGCTATAGGATAAAACTGAGAAATCAAGACAACAGTGTTTCATGCAACCTGGAAGCATTAGACCAGCCATCTATATGcgaccaaatttcatctgtcacTCCAGGTTCATGGATTACAGAGCTTCATGAGATGAAGATCAAGCTATCAGATATAGGGGAGGAGCCACAATCGGTTCAAGTGCTTCTTGGTTCAGATGTGATAGGGAAGCTCATGACTGGCCAGCGCAGAGTTCTATCCTGTGGGCTTGTTGTCATGGAGACACTACTTGGCTGGACTCTGTCAGGTAAAGTTCCTGAGAATGAGATGTCGTCATACAATGCTATGCTGGTGGCCTCCCTATTTGTGAAAGAGATGGATATCTCCCAATTATGGAGATGGGATTCCTTGGCGATCCAAGATCCTTCAGAACAAAAATCCAAAGAGGAGCTTCATAAGGCGTCAATGGAGCACTTCTTAAGAACTGTCAAGGTCGATGAAGAAGAGCGATTCCTTGTCTCCCTACCTTGGCTCGACGGTCATTTGCCTCTTCCAGACAACTTCAATTTGGCATTCAAAGGGTTGCAAGTGACAACCCATAAGCTGAAGAAGGAAAACTTATTTCAAGAATACGGTGATGTCTTTAAAGAATGGGAACGAGAAGGCATAATTGAAGAAGTTCCCCTAGAGGAAATAAAGTCTGCTTGTCACTATCTGCCCCATCGACATGTGGTGAAGCCGAACAGCACTACGAAAATTAGGCCCGTCTTTAACGCTTCATCAAAACAAAAGGGAGCGGTCAGCCTCAATGACTGTTTGGAAAAGGGATTAAACTTGATTGAATTGATCCCTTCCATGTTAACAAGGTTTCGATTGTATAGGTTAAGCATTTCGGCTGATATACAGAAGGCCTTCTTACAAATAAGTCTATATAAGGAGGATCGAAATTTCCTGCGATTTTTGTGGCACAGTGAAGAAGGAGAGCTCATACATTACCGACATTGCCGAGTGGTGTTTGGTGTTTCCAGCAGCCCGTTCTTGCTTGGGTCAACAATCCAATACCACTTGGAGAGAAAGTTGGAAGAAGCGCAGCAAGGCCGTGGAAGATACCCTGAGTGCATTATTCAAAAGTTGATGAACAGCTTTTACGTGGACAATTGTTTAGCAAGCGTCAAAACCCAGTCGGAACTAGAACGATTTATTGATGTAGCCACGGAGATCATGGCTGAAAGAAAATTCGACTTACGAGGGTGGGAGCACTCTAGCCCATCTGATCCAATAACAAGTCCTACAATCATCCTAGGAACGATTTGGGACAGACATTGTGAtactctttcaataaatattcctgATTTGAGAGAACTAATGGAAGAGGTAATcacgaaaagaaatattcttgctGCTTCCCACAAAGTGTTTGATCCCTTGGGGATTACTAGTCCAGTGTTGCTACTACCAAAACTCTGGCTACAAAATTTGTGGAAATCTAAAATCGGTTGGGATGAAGAAGTAGATCTAAAAACACGTCAAGATTTTCTGAAGTGGCTAATGGAGCTGGAATATTTGAAGCATGTTAAA AGTAAAACTAGAATTGCACTTTGTGGGAAAAAGGAAACAACTATTGCAAGGCTGGAACTTCTTGGTGCTGCTATATCTGCTCGTCTTTCTTCCACTGTCTTGAAAGAGTTTCCAACAGACAATGTTTATTTCTGGACAGACTCTACTACTGTGCTGGCTTGGTTGCAGAGAGAAGAACCGTGGGGTGTATTTGTTTACAATAATGTAATATAA
- the LOC129962158 gene encoding uncharacterized protein LOC129962158: MSFRVTPEDRVTQTKVFEVTGVDYAGSLYLKLKGKTWIVLFTCAVYRAVHFELVRSLTTDTFIQALRRFIARRGRISVLYSDNGTNFVGRNNALRALDWDKISEYSTAQKITWKFIPPTAAWWGGWWERIVRMLKELLRRVLGKSIVNYEEFLTLLCDCESIINVRPLTYIQDDPNELLPLTPAMFIHGNSNYETPDFDKVDLSSLYPLEVSAKTEIGVLKIIENSDLSVEKTPDLPTDHVPDSPADHVPNSPVERTDISEEIHHTKTRLGRTIKVPRKLDL, translated from the exons ATGTCCTTTCGCGTAACGCCAGAAGATAGAGTTACTCAGACAAAGGTATTTGAAGTAACAGGTGTAGACTATGCAGGTTCTCTTTATCTTAAGTTGAAAGGAAAGACCtggattgttttatttacttgtgCTGTCTACAGAGCAGTGCATTTTGAATTAGTCCGATCACTCACTACTGATACTTTTATTCAAGCCTTAAGACGGTTCATTGCAAGAAGAGGCAGGATTTCAGTACTTTACAGTGACAACGGTACTAATTTCGTAGGGAGAAATAATGCGTTGCGAGCATTAGATTGGGATAAAATTTCTGAGTACTCAACTGCTCAGAAAATCACTTGGAAATTTATCCCACCCACAGCAGCCTGGTGGGGTGGATGGTGGGAGCGTATTGTGAGAATGCTCAAAGAGCTTTTACGTCGAGTGTTAGGAAAATCTATTGTAAATTATGAAGAGTTCCTAACCCTCTTATGTGACTGTGAGTCAATAATCAATGTTAGACCGTTGACATACATACAAGATGATCCAAATGAATTGCTACCTTTGACCCCAGCCATGTTTATTCACGGAAACAGCAACTATGAAACGCCAGATTTCGATAAAGTAGATCTATCTTC GCTTTATCCATTGGAAGTGTCAGCAAAAACTGAAATTGGTGTTTTGAAGATCATAGAAAATAGCGACTTATCTGTTGAGAAGACTCCTGATTTACCTACTGACCATGTTCCTGATTCACCTGCTGATCATGTTCCCAATTCTCCTGTTGAAAGGACTGATATTTCTGAGGAGATACACCATACCAAAACCAGATTAGGAAGGACCATAAAAGTTCCTCGTAAATTGGATTTGTGA